The following proteins are encoded in a genomic region of Fusarium oxysporum f. sp. lycopersici 4287 chromosome 1, whole genome shotgun sequence:
- a CDS encoding oxidoreductase produces MGNTNIENKAASGVPYFTPAQEPPAGTPLKTDSAPTLFKPLRTRGVELQNRFVVSPMCTYSAKDGHLTDFHLVHLGQFALQGAGLVFVEATAVEPRGRISPEDSGLWEDSQIVPLKRITDFIHSQNTKAAIQLAHAGRKASTVAPWIGGTVNKALATKEVGGWPDDIVAPSAIPFAEDFGTPHELTTEEIKHLVQKWQDSAIRAVKAGFDVIEIHAAHGYLLHQFLSPLSNKRTDQYGGSFENRTRLLLEIIEAIRAVVPEEMPVWVRISATEWMEWNNEPSWDLESSIQLAKQLPVAGVDVLDISSGGNLKAQKIKVHQTVQTDLAGKIRDAVRADGKELLIGTVGYITDGPFARSLVQENEDPKADLVLAARQFLREPDFVLSAAHQLDVDVKWPIQYHRAPPKPRGPHSK; encoded by the exons ATGGGCAACACAAACATCGAGAACAAGGCAGCCTCCGGGGTTCCTTACTTCACCCCGGCCCAGGAGCCACCGGCCGGAACCCCGCTCAAGACCGATTCGGCCCCGACGCTGTTCAAGCCTCTCCGCACTCGTGGCGTTGAGCTGCAGAACCGCTTTGTCGTTTCTCCTATGTGTACTTACTCCGCCAAGGATGGCCATCTAACGGATTTTCATCTTGTTCACCTTGGCCAGTTCGCTCTTCAAGGTGCTGGCCTCGTCTTTGTTGAGGCCACCGCCGTTGAACCTCGTGGTCGGATCAGTCCTGAGGACTCTGGTCTTTGGGAGGATAGTCAAATTGTTCCTCTGAAGCGTATCACAGACTTCATCCATAGCCAAAATACCAAGGCTGCCATCCAACTCGCTCAT GCTGGCAGAAAAGCGAGCACAGTTGCGCCTTGGATCGGCGGTACTGTAAACAAAGCACTTGCTACCAAAGAAGTCGGCGGCTGGCCAGATGATATTGTCGCCCCCAGTGCTATCCCGTTCGCTGAAGACTTTGGTACACCTCACGAGCTGACGACTGAGGAGATCAAGCATCTTGTGCAGAAATGGCAGGACTCTGCTATAAGAGCCGTCAAGGCTGGCTTTGATGTCATTGAGATTCACGCGGCTCACGGCTACCTCTTGCACCAGTTTCTCTCGCCTCTCTCCAAC AAACGAACAGACCAGTACGGAGGTAGCTTTGAGAACCGTACTCGTCTCCTCTTGGAGATCATTGAAGCTATTCgggctgttgttcctgaggaGATGCCCGTCTGGGTGCGGATCTCTGCTACCGAGTGGATGGAATGGAATAACGAACCTTCCTGGGATCTCGAGAGCAGTATTCAGCTCGCAAAACAGCTTCCTGTCGCAGGAGTTGATGTTCTCGACATCAGCAGCGGAGGCAACCTGAAGGCGCAAAAGATCAAGGTCCATCAAACCGTCCAGACCGACCTGGCAGGCAAGATCCGCGATGCCGTCCGTGCTGATGGAAAAGAGCTTCTGATTGGAACTGTTGGTTATATTACAGATGGTCCTTTTGCTCGTTCACTCGTCCAGGAGAATGAGGATCCCAAGGCTGATCTTGTGCTTGCTGCAAGACAGTTCCTCAGAGAGCCCGACTTTGTTCTCAGTGCTGCTCATCAGCTGGACGTTGATGTCAAGTGGCCGATTCAGTATCACCGTGCACCACCTAAACCTCGAGGACCTCACAGCAAGTAG
- a CDS encoding oxidoreductase, producing the protein MGNTNIENKAASGVPYFTPAQEPPAGTPLKTDSAPTLFKPLRTRGVELQNRFVVSPMCTYSAKDGHLTDFHLVHLGQFALQGAGLVFVEATAVEPRGRISPEDSGLWEDSQIVPLKRITDFIHSQNTKAAIQLAHAGRKASTVAPWIGGTVNKALATKEVGGWPDDIVAPSAIPFAEDFGTPHELTTEEIKHLVQKWQDSAIRAVKAGFDVIEIHAAHGYLLHQFLSPLSNTSTEVALRTVLVSSWRSLKLFGLLFLRRCPSGCGSLLPSGWNGITNLPGISRAVFSSQNSFLSQELMFSTSAAEAT; encoded by the exons ATGGGCAACACAAACATCGAGAACAAGGCAGCCTCCGGGGTTCCTTACTTCACCCCGGCCCAGGAGCCACCGGCCGGAACCCCGCTCAAGACCGATTCGGCCCCGACGCTGTTCAAGCCTCTCCGCACTCGTGGCGTTGAGCTGCAGAACCGCTTTGTCGTTTCTCCTATGTGTACTTACTCCGCCAAGGATGGCCATCTAACGGATTTTCATCTTGTTCACCTTGGCCAGTTCGCTCTTCAAGGTGCTGGCCTCGTCTTTGTTGAGGCCACCGCCGTTGAACCTCGTGGTCGGATCAGTCCTGAGGACTCTGGTCTTTGGGAGGATAGTCAAATTGTTCCTCTGAAGCGTATCACAGACTTCATCCATAGCCAAAATACCAAGGCTGCCATCCAACTCGCTCAT GCTGGCAGAAAAGCGAGCACAGTTGCGCCTTGGATCGGCGGTACTGTAAACAAAGCACTTGCTACCAAAGAAGTCGGCGGCTGGCCAGATGATATTGTCGCCCCCAGTGCTATCCCGTTCGCTGAAGACTTTGGTACACCTCACGAGCTGACGACTGAGGAGATCAAGCATCTTGTGCAGAAATGGCAGGACTCTGCTATAAGAGCCGTCAAGGCTGGCTTTGATGTCATTGAGATTCACGCGGCTCACGGCTACCTCTTGCACCAGTTTCTCTCGCCTCTCTCCAAC ACCAGTACGGAGGTAGCTTTGAGAACCGTACTCGTCTCCTCTTGGAGATCATTGAAGCTATTCgggctgttgttcctgaggaGATGCCCGTCTGGGTGCGGATCTCTGCTACCGAGTGGATGGAATGGAATAACGAACCTTCCTGGGATCTCGAGAGCAGTATTCAGCTCGCAAAACAGCTTCCTGTCGCAGGAGTTGATGTTCTCGACATCAGCAGCGGAGGCAACCTGA
- a CDS encoding cytochrome c peroxidase, mitochondrial has translation MASATRQFARAATRATRNGFAIAPRQVIRQQGRRYYSSEPAQKSSSAWVWLTGAAVAGGAGYYFYANGASSATPKVFNPTKDDYQKVYNEIAARLEEKDDYDDGSYGPVLVRLAWHASGTYDKETGTGGSNGATMRFAPEADHGANAGLAAARTFLEPVKEKFPWITYSDLWILAGVCAIQEMLGPAIPYRPGRSDRDVSGCTPDGRLPDASKRSGHLRDIFYRMGFNDQEIVALSGAHALGRCHTDRSGYEGPWTFSPTVLTNDYFRLLVEEKWQWKKWNGPAQYEDKSTKSLMMLPSDIALIEDKKFKPWVEKYAKDNDAFFKDFSDVVLRLFELGVPFAQGTENQRWTFKPTNQE, from the coding sequence ATGGCCTCCGCTACCCGACAGTTCGCCCGCGCGGCCACTCGCGCCACTCGCAACGGCTTCGCCATTGCTCCTAGACAGGTCATCCGCCAGCAGGGTCGCCGATACTATTCTTCTGAGCCCGCGCAGAAGTCATCTTCCGCCTGGGTGTGGTTGACCGGTGCCGCTGtcgctggtggtgctggttACTACTTCTACGCCAACGGCGCTTCTTCCGCTACCCCCAAGGTTTTCAACCCTACCAAGGACGACTATCAGAAGGTTTACAACGAGATTGCTGCTCGCctggaggagaaggatgaCTATGATGACGGCAGCTACGGCCCCGTTCTCGTACGTCTCGCTTGGCACGCCAGCGGTACCTACGACAAGGAGACTGGCACTGGTGGCAGCAACGGTGCCACCATGCGATTCGCCCCTGAGGCTGACCACGGCGCCAATGCTGGTCTGGCTGCTGCCCGCACCTTCCTCGAACCCGTGAAGGAGAAGTTCCCTTGGATCACCTACTCTGACCTCTGGATCCTTGCTGGTGTTTGCGCTATCCAGGAGATGCTGGGCCCTGCCATTCCTTACCGACCTGGTCGCTCTGATCGTGATGTCTCTGGTTGCACACCCGACGGACGTCTTCCCGACGCCTCAAAGCGCTCTGGACATCTCCGAGACATTTTCTACCGTATGGGCTTCAACGACCAGGAGATTGTCGCCCTCTCCGGCGCCCACGCTCTTGGCCGCTGCCACACTGACCGATCCGGCTACGAAGGTCCCTGGACTTTCTCCCCTACCGTCCTGACCAACGACTACTTCCGCCTACTTGTCGAAGAGAAGTGGCAGTGGAAGAAGTGGAACGGCCCTGCCCAGTACGAAGACAAGTCTACCAAGTCTCTGATGATGCTTCCTAGCGACATTGCCCTGATCGAggacaagaagttcaagcCTTGGGTCGAGAAGTACGCCAAGGATAACGATGCCTTCTTCAAGGACTTTTCCGACGTCGTTCTCCGACTATTCGAGCTCGGTGTTCCTTTCGCCCAGGGCACTGAGAACCAGCGCTGGACCTTTAAGCCCACAAACCAGGAATAA
- a CDS encoding hypothetical protein (At least one base has a quality score < 10): protein MEYSSGAYSSQAPSPEKSCELYIRDYPHRSIAIVSTSHTLILRYTTSTSEAIANGSLTSLAASTRSRGNPGEALVSKCMVEFAPVSRHLLQDYRRLTHRPIYGTLGLITVNSEVFLSVITHATRAATLRPGETVERIVGVAFYCLSSADYDDVVPLESLDPEFSDSASVQSAPYGQGLGRREVAMEHPCHELRNLLSNGTFYYSTDFDLTNRLQDRPINSNSFEIDNFDDGFLWNSFMISPLVQFRSRLMPHERAALDSSRILTSAIRGFCKTMTIPLSSSPLKNVKSGMPSFMTLISRLSCRRAGTRFNSRGIDDDGHVANFVETETTFWSPAGTMFSYAQVRGSVPVFWEQAADLIPGRQKITVTRSPDGTQPAFNKHFEELEQSYGAVHVINLLSETKPGEVELSTLYHNGIKHCPLSRAGPDGSSDHALLRETNYDFHAETKGPAGYEAARDIRRYIEDSTDGFAYFLAEETSEPRYDHDGSGQARMVVVLQQEGVFRTNCLDCLDRTNLVQTMISQMAVEAFLGHRGEFAASDFWMRHSSLWADNGDSLSKTYAGTGALKSSFTRHGKMSLAGAVADVRKSVQRIYHNNFLDPSRQITIDMLLGRLVGQAPVLLFDPISDFVSTELSKRSSEFTSYNSITIWVGTFNLNGRTEGVNDDLGPWLFPETLGDAQPDIYVVGFQEIVELSPQQIMNSDPSRKNLWERAVKRNLNDRQKRLGGERYVLLRSGQLVGAALCIFVKTPSLANIKNVEGSVKKTGMSGMAGNKGAVAIRFDYANTHICFVTAHLAAGFSNYDERNRDYATIHHGLRFQRNRGIDDHDAVIWLGDFNYRIGLNLETARALVKKRDFETLYENDQLNLQMVAGLSFPFYSEARITFPPTYKFDIGTDDYDTSEKARIPAWTDRILRKGSNLRQILYNSAPLKFSDHRPVHAAFECRVSTVDEQLREKISKELYQRRKAEVGDATAHLGTGEDSDDEDLIGYDSIEPGLPPASSDRQKWWLDNKQPARAAVPVPKPRNGQAVGLNPNRPSNPFGLTEEPDWISIPRSSSKASLSSMSSSPFEKVNLPNVMASGSSIQPRKLPPPYDPSALPAKVGRMNLLDDHAPMGHVETPPPPPPPRRGTSGVAAMGQTPPSNGFGLNRVQTQPLPPPLRPTSAASHASQFSQNSKAGKPAPPVAKKPAHLTTTSPSSSPALSQSAMEDDFRPPLPTRANTGGLTGSPHSQDIGAAARKPVAPPKPGMNGTGAKPSSSIGAVGLPGMTGGVPSRRAAPPVQPKPQLPQQNQNQHQRQGSTDLLGSLGEGQEVGGWETLKPSTRA, encoded by the exons ATGGAATATTCCTCAGGGGCCTATTCTTCCCAGGCTCCCTCTCCCGAAAAGTCATGCGAGCTCTACATACGCGACTATCCTCATCGATCCATTGCCATTGTTTCAACCTCACACACTCTGATTCTTCGATATACTACCTCCACCAGTGAAGCCATCGCGAACGGCTCGCTTACATCCTTAGCTGCGTCTACGAGGAGCCGCGGAAACCCCGGCGAAGCCTTGGTATCGAAATGCATGGTCGAGTTCGCACCTGTGTCGAGGCATTTACTGCAGGACTATCGCCGTCTGACACATCGACCGATATACGGGACACTAGGCTTGATCACAGTTAACAGCGAGGTCTTCCTATCTGTCATTACGCATGCAACACGTGCTGCCACCTTGCGGCCTGGCGAGACTGTTGAACGTATAGTTGGAGTAGCGTTCTACTGCCTGAGCAGCGCGGACTACGACGATGTTGTTCCTCTAGAATCACTTGATCCGGAGTTTTCGGATTCTGCATCGGTGCAGTCTGCTCCCTATGGACAAGGCCTTGGTCGAAGAGAAGTTGCCATGGAGCACCCATGTCATGAGCTTCGCAACCTACTAAGCAACGGAACATTTTACTACAGTACAGATTTCGATCTCACAAACCGGCTTCAAGACAG ACCAATCAATTCCAACTCGTTCGAAATCGACAATTTCGACGATGGGTTTCTCTGGAACTCGTTCATGATCAGTCCTCTTGTCCAGTTTCGTTCTCGTCTTATGCCTCATGAGCGAGCTGCACTTGATTCGTCACGAATACTGACATCAGCAATTCGTGGTTTCTGTAAGACCATGACAATTCCGCTAAGCTCTTCGCCCCTGAAGAATGTCAAGTCAGGAATGCCTTCTTTTATGACTCTCATATCTCGCCTATCCTGTCGCAGAGCTGGAACTCGCTTCAACTCACGAGGTATTGACGATGATGGGCATGTGGCAAACTTTGTTGAAACTGAAACCACTTTCTGGAGCCCGGCGGGAACCATGTTCTCCTATGCTCAAGTGCGCGGATCAGTACCTGTGTTTTGGGAGCAAGCAGCCGACCTTATTCCAGGTCGGCAGAAGATCACAGTCACCAGATCTCCCGACGGGACACAGCCGGCCTTCAACAAACATTTTGAGGAGCTCGAGCAATCGTACGGAGCTGTCCATGTCATCAATCTTCTTAGTGAGACAAAGCCTGGCGAGGTTGAGCTCAGTACACTCTACCACAATGGTATCAAACACTGTCCATTAAGTCGTGCTGGACCAGACGGATCTTCGGACCATGCTCTCTTGCGAGAAACCAATTACGATTTCCACGCAGAAACAAAAGGGCCAGCGGGATATGAAGCTGCCCGAGATATCCGCCGCTATATTGAGGACTCTACCGACGGTTTTGCATACTTTCTTGCGGAGGAGACAAGCGAACCGAGATACGACCATGATGGCTCTGGACAAGCTCGTATGGTGGTTGTACTTCAGCAGGAGGGTGTCTTCCGAACCAATTGTCTGGACTGTCTTGATCGAACTAATCTTGTGCAGACCATGATCTCACAGATGGCAGTTGAGGCCTTTCTTGGACATCGGGGTGAATTTGCTGCCTCTGACTTCTGGATGAGACATTCCAGTCTCTGGGCAGACAACGGCGACTCTTTATCCAAGACCTATGCTGGGACAGGCGCACTCAAGTCATCTTTTACACGTCATGGAAAGATGTCTCTTGCAGGGGCTGTGGCTGACGTGCGAAAGTCTGTCCAACGTATCTATCACAACAACTTCCTCGACCCCTCTCGTCAAATCACTATTGACATGCTTTTGGGTCGCCTCGTTGGGCAAGCACCGGTCCTTCTGTTCGATCCCATCAGCGATTTCGTTTCAACAGAACTGTCCAAAAGGAGTAGCGAGTTCACGTCATACAATAGCATCACCATATGGGTTGGTACGTTCAACCTTAATGGCCGTACCGAAGGCGTCaatgatgatcttggccCTTGGTTATTCCCAGAGACCTTGGGAGATGCCCAGCCGGACATTTATGTCGTTGGTTTTCAAGAAATCGTAGAGCTCAGTCCGCAGCAGATCATGAACAGCGACCCATCACGGAAGAACCTATGGGAGCGAGCCGTGAAGCGCAATCTCAACGATCGACAAAAGCGATTGGGGGGCGAGAGGTATGTGTTGCTACGGAGCGGGCAGTTGGTTGGGGCAGCCCTCTGCATTTTTGTAAAGACACCCAGTCTGGCCAACATTAAGAACGTGGAGGGTAGCGTGAAAAAGACTGGCATGTCTGGCATGGCTGGAAACAAGGGTGCTGTGGCGATCCGATTCGACTATGCCAACACTCATATATGTTTTGTCACGGCACATCTGGCTGCTGGCTTTTCAAACTACGATGAACGCAACCGCGATTATGCAACAATCCATCACGGTTTACGCTTCCAACGGAACCGGGGAATCGATGATCATG ACGCCGTCATCTGGTTGGGCGACTTCAACTATCGCATTGGCCTCAACTTGGAAACTGCGCGTGCATTAGTGAAGAAGCGTGACTTTGAGACGCTATACGAGAATGATCAGCTCAATCTGCAGATGGTAGCTGGATTATCGTTCCCCTTTTATTCTGAAGCTCGCATCACGTTCCCTCCGACGTACAAGTTTGACATAGGTACCGATGACTATGATACCTC TGAGAAAGCTCGCATTCCTGCGTGGACGGATCGTATCCTCAGGAAGGGTTCCAACCTCAGGCAGATCTTGTATAACTCGGCACCTCTCAAATTCTCAGATCACCGACCTGTCCACGCTGCCTTCGAATGCAGGGTGAGCACCGTGGATGAACAGCTGCGAGAAAAGATCAGTAAGGAGTTGTATCAACGTCGAAAAGCCGAGGTCGGAGACGCAACAGCTCATCTTGGCACTGGCGAGgacagcgatgatgaagatctcATTGGCTATGATTCTATCGAGCCCGGGCTTCCTCCCGCAAGTTCGGATCGCCAGAAGTGGTGGCTCGACAACAAGCAGCCCGCTCGTGCCGCGGTACCTGTGCCCAAACCCAGAAACGGGCAAGCCGTAGGGCTCAATCCCAATCGTCCTTCAAATCCTTTTGGCCTTACGGAAGAGCCGGACTGGATCTCTATTCCAAGATCGTCGTCAAAGGCATCTTTGTCTAGCATGTCAAGTTCACCATTTGAAAAAGTTAACTTGCCCAACGTCATGGCATCAGGGTCGAGTATTCAACCTCGAAAGCTGCCACCCCCATATGACCCATCAGCATTGCCAGCCAAGGTCGGGCGCATGAATCTTCTAGACGACCATGCTCCTATGGGCCATGTCGAGACGCCACCTCCGCCACCACCTCCGCGACGAGGAACATCAGGAGTAGCGGCAATGGGACAGACACCACCGAGCAACGGGTTTGGTCTTAATAGGGTGCAGACTCAACCGCTGCCTCCGCCTCTTCGGCCTACATCCGCAGCTTCTCATGCTTCCCAGTTCTCGCAGAACAGCAAGGCTGGGAAACCTGCGCCGCCAGTAGCAAAGAAGCCTGCACATCTGACCACGAcatcgccaagctcaagccCAGCACTGAGCCAGAGTGCCATGGAAGATGACTTTCGGCCACCGCTGCCAACGAGGGCTAACACCGGAGGTCTCACAGGAAGCCCTCACTCACAGGACATCGGAGCCGCCGCACGGAAGCCCGTAGCACCTCCGAAGCCTGGCATGAACGGAACTGGCGCAAAACCGTCTAGCTCGATCGGAGCGGTAGGACTGCCCGGGATGACGGGCGGAGTGCCATCCCGCCGGGCAGCGCCACCAGTGCAGCCCAAGCCGCAGTTGCCGCAACAGAACCAAAACCAGCATCAACGACAAGGGTCTACGGATCTATTGG